The Tripterygium wilfordii isolate XIE 37 chromosome 4, ASM1340144v1, whole genome shotgun sequence genome has a window encoding:
- the LOC119997041 gene encoding receptor-like protein 15, which yields MHTAELFNLSTLEELFLDRSSLHKDFLQTHVGSNTSLKVLHLNYCGLKGTLSDRGKKISHQLCIFINNKNEIHFSNYDSITGWCDLKNLEDLDLGYNELEGALPPCMANLSSIRILDLSYNHFQISLRPFANHLSLKHFWADGNELIDEAASQPWTPKFQLEELQLSNCIPKNSNASFPNFLYHQFNLRYIDLSNSKFGGAFPSWLFENNTRLQEIYLANNSFVGPFHPPSHPIPNIYSIDISLNRLQGQIPSNITSLFPNLESLDISKNSFQGTIPPSLGELKSLYNLDLSNNQFSGEIKEQFANSSLKVINLSNNQFSGEIKEQFANSSLEHISLSNNKFSGCIPPMFDPKNLRILRLDGNNFVGKIPDLSSLEYLENLDISHNSLSGKFPRWVANMSTLSTLVLADNKFEEGSIPLEFCELHQLQFLDLSRSNLSGSLPPCFNELANLKHVHLRGNKLRGPIPQAFLNCTGLQILDLGGNNFNGPIPNWIGNFSSLNALFLQANNLHGEIPIELCRLHKLNMLVLSSNNLSGNLPVCLSNLLSTTTGSLSFYYDHYTNIYDREMTIQQPYKVEEVLEFRTKSNSLNYTGYILDNMYGIDLSCNKFSGEIPIEFGNLSNVRSLNLSHNNMTGLIPTMFSNLKQLESLDLSYNDLHGRIPTQLSEVTSLAVFIVAYNNLSGPVPLENQFGTFNETSYEGNPLLCGLPLNKSCNETNVDSPARYPFIEQSEDDNFMEITDFWISFVVAYAVILLSMAIVLYINPYWRPVWFYHMQVWIDTCYYFVVDKFQ from the coding sequence ATGCATACTGCAGAGTTGTTTAATTTGAGTACACTGGAAGAATTGTTTCTAGACAGATCTAGCCTCCACAAAGATTTTCTCCAAACTCATGTTGGATCTAACACTTCTCTCAAAGTTCTTCATTTGAATTACTGTGGTCTCAAAGGCACCCTATCCGATCGAGGTAAAAAAATCTCTCATCAACTATGTATATTTATCAACAACAAGAATGAAATTCATTTCTCAAATTATGATTCAATAACAGGCTGGTGTGACTTGAAAAACTTGGAGGATCTTGATCTTGGTTACAATGAACTCGAAGGAGCACTTCCACCATGTATGGCAAACTTGTCATCCATTCGTATTTTGGATCTCTCATATAATCACTTTCAAATAAGCCTCAGGCCATTCGCAAACCACTTAAGTCTAAAACATTTTTGGGCTGATGGTAACGAGTTGATTGACGAAGCAGCCTCTCAACCTTGGACACCTAAATTCCAACTAGAGGAATTGCAGTTGTCAAATTGCATACCAAAGAATTCAAATGCAAGTTTTCCCAACTTCTTATACCATCAATTCAACTTGAGATATATTGACCTATCCAATTCAAAGTTTGGCGGAGCATTCCCCAGTTGGTTGTTTGAGAACAACACAAGATTACAAGAGATTTACTTGGCCAATAACTCATTTGTAGGCCCATTTCATCCTCCATCACATCCTATTCCAAACATATATTCGATAGACATATCCCTAAACAGGTTGCAGGGTCAGATCCCATCAAATATAACTTCTCTTTTCCCAAATCTTGAGAGCTTAGATATATCTAAGAATTCCTTTCAAGGTACCATCCCTCCAAGTTTGGGTGAGCTAAAGTCCTTATATAATCTAGACCTCTCAAACAATCAATTTTCTGGTGAAATAAAGGAGCAGTTTGCTAATAGTTCGTTGAAGGTCATTAACCTCTCAAACAATCAATTTTCTGGTGAGATAAAGGAGCAGTTTGCTAACAGTTCGTTGGAGCACATTAGCCTCTCAAACAACAAATTTTCTGGGTGTATTCCTCCCATGTTTGACCCAAAAAATTTGAGAATTTTACGGCTGGATGGAAATAACTTCGTTGGGAAAATACCTGATCTCTCATCATTGGAATATTTGGAAAATTTGGATATTAGCCATAACTCTTTGTCAGGCAAGTTTCCCAGATGGGTGGCTAATATGTCAACCTTGAGCACGCTAGTTCTGGCCGATAATAAATTTGAAGAGGGTTCTATTCCGCTAGAATTCTGCGAACTTCATCAGCTTCAATTCTTGGATCTCTCCAGAAGTAATTTATCTGGGTCTTTACCACCTTGTTTCAATGAATTAGCAAATCTAAAGCATGTCCATTTGAGAGGAAACAAATTGAGGGGTCCAATTCCACAAGCTTTTCTTAATTGCACTGGTTTGCAGATTCTAGATCTTGGAGGTAACAACTTCAACGGACCAATACCAAATTGGATCGGTAACTTCTCGAGTTTGAATGCTCTCTTTTTGCAAGCGAATAATTTACATGGGGAGATTCCCATTGAGTTATGTCGTTTGCACAAATTAAACATGTTGGTTCTTTCTTCCAATAATCTATCTGGAAATTTACCTGTCTGCTTAAGCAATTTGTTGTCGACAACAACAGGCTCGCTGTCTTTTTATTATGATCATTACACAAACATTTATGACAGAGAAATGACTATTCAACAACCTTATAAGGTAGAAGAAGTTTTGGAGTTCAGAACAAAGAGCAACTCCCTCAATTACACGGGATATATCCTTGATAACATGTATGGAATCGATCtctcttgcaacaaattctccGGTGAAATCCCCATTGAATTCGGAAACTTAAGCAATGTCAGGTCGTTAAACTTATCACACAACAATATGACAGGCTTAATCCCTACAATGTTTTCGAACTTGAAGCAGCTAGAGAGTCTTGATCTTTCCTACAATGACTTACATGGTCGAATCCCTACACAATTGAGTGAGGTAACCTCTTTGGCAGTGTTTATTGTGGCATATAACAACTTATCAGGCCCAGTTCCGTTGGAAAATCAATTTGGGACTTTCAATGAGACTAGTTATGAAGGAAATCCTCTTCTTTGTGGACTCCCATTAAATAAGAGCTGCAACGAGACTAATGTTGATTCACCAGCTAGATATCCCTTTATTGAGCAAAGCGAGGATGATAATTTCATGGAAATTACTGATTTCTGGATAAGTTTTGTGGTGGCCTACGCCGTGATACTATTGAGTATGGCAATAGTCCTGTACATAAATCCATATTGGCGACCAGTATGGTTTTACCACATGCAAGTATGGATCGACACTTGCTACTATTTTGTTGTTGATAAGTTCCAATAA